A region of the Pygocentrus nattereri isolate fPygNat1 chromosome 27, fPygNat1.pri, whole genome shotgun sequence genome:
CCTGTGGTTTCAGCCCCTGCAAACACCAAAAAGAACAAAGGTAAGCTCTTTTGGAACTGTACCATATTAGTTTTGGCTTTTCGTTGGATCAGTGGATAAATTATTGACTTTAATGGAGATCTTGATGAAAATACTTGTGTTGTCAGACAtccttattttttatatttttggaaGAAAGAACCATGCTTAAATGTTCCGTGTGTGTCTTAGAATTGTTAAATTCAAAGGCTGAGAAGGCTGACAAGACTGAGAAGGCTGAGAAGCGTGTGGACATTGATGCAGCAGGTAATATTGTGGAAGTCCCCTATTAAATGCTTTAAACTAAAGTATTTCTGCTAATACTTTCCATAGAAAAAATGTCATATAAATCTCTCTCAACTGTAGCACCACCCAGCTGGAATCCTGTGAACAGTGGAAGTTGGACTGAAAAGCCAGTCAAGCTTCCACCTCAAGTAAGTGCTTCAGACAGTAAGAAGTGGTCTGTTGGCGTGAAAACGTCTGGACACAGGAACTCCGAACCCTTGGCTTGGGGGCAAGAATCAGAAGGTAAAACATTAGTGTTAATGATCTAATCTGTAGATACGAAAGCAGTTGTGGACTTTACATTAGCTTCATGCTTAGAGTTAATAATGTCTTAATATGTGGCCAATAATATAAAATCCTTCTTGCtttagcatgtgtgtgtatatatactgtaaatGCAATGCATTACTCTGCTTTTAGTAGGGTCATGGGCTAACATGGATGGAAGAATTAAGACGGAACTGAACACGGTGAAATTCTCCATGCTTGGATTAAACTCATCTGGTATTAAGCTTTAATTGTATATTGTTCGtagaaaaatctaattcacagATTTGTCATTATTTTCTAAATGTCTTATTTCAAATATTACAATAATGAAAAGCTCAGCAAAGTGTAGTAACACTTTGATCTCAGTCAGACTGCTCATCCTTGGTGAAAGATATGTCATGCTTAGTGGTGTGGTGTCTAGTACAGTAATTTCTTCACAAATTAAAATTTGATCTAAGCCAAGTCAGTCAAAATAGTATGCCTAATGATAAATATAGCAGTGCAAATGTAGCAGCATGTGGTAAAATGCATTAGTCAAAGTAGTAGGTCAGAGCTGAGAATCATGAGCTAGGAATCATGTTTGAATACTGATACCTAAAAACAAATTTGAGGTTTTATTGTACACTGAATGTTTGTAGCAGTTTTAGGGGACTGCAGAGgacatttttattactttttcattCAGTTTCTAACTCGGCCTGCAATTCATTTTGTCTGCTTCAGATCCGTATATGTGATTCAAATCTGTGTCCACTGACAACTATAGACGTGGATTAAAAtttaaggagatatttctaaatTCTGTTATTGTGAACAGAATGCAGGATGTAAGGGggtgaaatgattaaaaaagattGCAGGCATAGCTTGTATTATTCCCATTGTAATGGAGATAGTAATTAAAATAAGACACAAAAATATTTGATCACTTTGTTTTAGCTGGAAATCCTGTGGCCCAGTCTGCTACTGACATGGGGAAATGGGAAACTGTCCCTGCTGTTGATGTCCAGTGGTCTGGATTCAGTAAGATGAATAAGTGTATTTATTAGCGCACGTTTTGATCAGTGTTTGACAGGTCAACATAAATGCTTGTATTATGAATGTAGTTTAGGCAGTAAATGGAGTACACTAATAATTTCAGATGGTCTTGGAGCTGCGGATCCAAGTTCAGACTGGAATGCTCCAACTGAGGTGTGGGGGAACTATGAGGAGGCCAAAGCTGAGACACCTGCTACTCAACAGACACCTGTTTCTCAGCTGCCAAAGGTTAGTTGAAAACTTGTTGTACTGCTGCGAGTTCTGCAGTAGTGGCAGAAGTAAAAGATTGATTGGGTTTTAATGTGATTTGGTCTATTTGCCTTTTGATTTCAAGTTTGTGCATGCGCTACACTGTAAGCCTAACATGCTGTGACAGTAAGATTGACCTTGATATTTACTGTAAAGGCTGACCTTTTGAAGTAGCACACTGAGCTGCATCACTTCAGAGTGAAGTGACTGATTAGTTAGATTTTTCTTCTTCAATGAATAAGCTAACAAACACTTTGTTTTATGTGTTGTGGAATTTAGCTGCTACTTTACTCCTTGGTTCCAGCATATCACTTCCCTTTATTACTGCTTTGGGACACTTAACAAATGTGTAGCTTGCTTTGGCATTCCCTGACTGACGTTCGCTGAATTTTTGTAGTTATTTTAAGCCAGAAAGTTGAGTAAAAGTGAttgtattttagtgtttggTATGTGTTTCAGTTGCAGGATTCTGAGGATGAAAAGGAGAAAGGAGATCCTTCTGGAAGTAGCAAGTccaagagaaagaagagaaagaagaagaaaccagAGGATGAAAATACTGCCTCCCAGGTAAAATTTCTTGGTAAAAGTTGctgatttaaaatttttttaaaggCACCTGTCagttattattttcacaaggaACGTACTATTTCCCACCCCAACCCAGTTTTTGGTCCACAGTTCAGTTTGTGTCACTGTTCATCCTGAGAAGTTGTATTTCTATTctgtatttatattaaattgttTTTCATACTTACAacatattttgtatgttttttgttcCAAGATGTTCAAATACAAACCAGAAgcctttcttaaaaagaaaatgaaataaattgctTTTAAAAGTTCTCTTTTACAAAACAAAGGCACgtaaaataaaatcttaatcAAATAAGACAAACatgaaatggaataaaaatgtacagaacacGCAGAGCAATTTTACTAATCAGtgagtgtttatgtttatatatatatatatatatatatatatatatatatatatatatatatatatatatatatatatatatatatatatatatatatatatataaacatacatacatacatacatacatacatacatacatacatacatacatacatacatacatacttcaactaaaagcttctAACTTATGGTTTAATCAACAAAGGAGCTGGTATAACAACTTGATGTTCAGCCATTTGTTGTAACTAccggcactatataaataaaatttaggCCTAATTGAGAGGTTAAGTTTTAATTTGGAGGACAAattgcttattttattattcatggCATTGTATTTACAGTTCATCATGGGCTTCGATTATTCAGATCTGTGGCTTTTTGTGTAGGTGAATGCCGAGGGTAGACCTGCACCTGCGGAGAGCAGCGCTGTCAAGCCCCGTCCTCACGTTCCACAGGAGGAACCAGCCAAGCAGAATGTCTTGCCACCTGCCAGTCAGAGTGAGTACTTTTGAACTGTGACTATACACATTTTTAGACAACAGACCATCTACTTCTCAATTTGCTGTATAGCTAAAGGAAGCAACTGAAGGTATGTTGCCTTCACTGCACAGAATCGAGACTGAACTGCAGAATTATTGTTTAACCAGAAACTTACTGAAATATGAACACCATCATTAACAATTAGAACCAAAAAAAACTTGCACTGCTCACTGCCTTATTCTGGAGGCATTTCAAGTAGTAGTCTTTGAAATTGAAAGCTTATACCATGAAGTCCATGTAAATAAAATCGGTATGGAGAGTTTAATTAGATGAAATGTTCAGTGTGTTTGGTCATGTACTGGTATATTGTGCATCGTTGGTAGAGCGCtgattgtcttgctgaaataaaactatttttactTCCACAGAGAAAACTGAGCAGAATTGGGAACAACCGAAGCAGGTTCAAAAGAAAAAGGCCAGAAGAGAAACATGAACCATGATATGCAAAATAATTGACAAAAATGTTTATGCAATAATCTCAGAGTACAGAATTTTATACTGAAGTTATTTGCTGTAGGAGTTGAAATCCCAAAAAAGCATAAACACCGAGTTAGACCCGCTCAgtcaaaaaaggagaaaaaaagtaaaaaaaaaagagaaaattacaGCAAAAGAATTATCCAAGGATCAGACAACTTATGTGCACTATGCTACACTGAAGTTTGCAGAGGAATGATTATCCTTGGCATCTCTTACTCTTGCAGTGCAGCAGATTAAAGATTATTTTCCAACTGCTACTTTTGCAAAATGTATTAACCTGAATCTGAGAAGTTTAATATCATTTGGGAAATTGCTGAATTTTGAGAACGTTTACTTTTCTGCTTTCCATTTGATTGTTTCCTGTGGCACTTTTGTACCGCTGAATTGAGTTCAGCAGTATTGCAGTGTAGCAGTTAGTGTTAGAAGCCACTGAGAGGCACTGCGAGTCAGTACGAGCTGTAATGAAGTACTTTAGTCATCAGTAGAGGCAGTGAGAgattactgtgtttttattgaTCTGGCTTGGAACAAAAGGAGAGTATAAATTACTATTGAGACTTTTCTAACACTAAACAGATTTTctcagtgcttttttttctcttcccctcCATTTTTGTCTGTAGACCTGTACACACCTTTTGAGATGTTTTGCATTACCTTTGTCATCTGTTAGAattcaaagcttttttttttcctctcttgcaACCTCTGTCGTAGAAAAAGCCACGCCATATGTACAGAATTAATAAGGGCTTTTTTCTATAATTCTCTTTAATTGCACTGTGCTGAAGGTTGTAAAAGTCTCTCTTTCCTTATTTTTTGATCTTATTGAAATGTGAACGTTTAATTcctgtttgatttttgttttgatatCTTGTAATGAGTAGGTCAAAGTGATTTTACTGGTGAGAGATCTAAAATGGTAAGAGCAGCTTTTCTTCCATGCCACTAATAGTATCCGTATCAGGAAGCTGTTGCCTTAATCTGTTCTTTGTAGTGTAAGCATCTGTCTTGATTTTGTCTTCTTAACGAAAGGTGTGGATTTATCATTTTGATTGATGTCAGAGCTGCACTTACTGCTGCACGAATCTTTTAACCATTTATTGTAATTGAATACGCATCCAGATTCATTGTCTACTCATACAAGTACTACTCTGGATAAAGGCTTTAAAGTATGATCCTGAAATGGGTATTGCTGTTGGCAATACTGCGGTTTTTGCTAGatcaaaaaaaaattgtactCCCCTTTtcagtatctttttttttttgtgttttgtttatttccctCCGTTTTATATTTTGGGCTTTGAGCCTTTGAATTTAAATGCATCCATGTGTGAGTTGACTGGTTGTTCATCCCATGGTCACTTTTGTAAACTATGGTAGATCCTATGTATTTGAGGTACTCTGGTTTAGAATCAGACATCTGCCTTAGTTTTTCATTAGAGAGGTGACTAAACCGATGTATTTATACAATGTCTCTGGTTAATGGATGATCATGTTTACTGAAGTCAATGCAATATTTCTATGTtgatttgttaaaaataaataaaacatttgatcaTTGCTATTCTGTGTGGTTATTTCTGTGCTTTAGGAGAATCACAGTGACTGCGTCTGTAGTGACCGCAGCCACCAAATAGATGATCAGCCCTGTAGCTCTGGTGTGGGTTCAGATATTTTCCTAAAGGAAATTCTTTATCTAGCATTTTTCAATTTGTTACCTGAATCTCATGTAACGACTTGTCCTCCTTATTTAGGATTTGCAAAGCATtcgttcttttttttcattcatgttcCTGCTACAGAAAATAATTTTCCAACCAAAGTTCAGCATCTGTTGTTGATTTTAACAGGAACAAGATATtgtgtggtggtggttgtgtgtgtgtgtgtgtgtgtgtgtgtgtgtgtgtgtgtgtgtgtggtggttgttttttttttttttttttggtcagatGCGTGTGTATGCAGTTTACGTTTGGTCCTTTATTTTCTAGTTTCACTGGCTAAGGATAAAAATGCCTTGGAGTTTGAGCTACAGTATAACCATTTATGTATTATATCTATAGCAATATACCTCCATCTGGTGTCTTTACAGATTGTTGAAtctgagcagctgaagtgaTGCTTTATACTTAAGAATTCATTTTCTTAAGTCATCAGTAATGACAAGTGTGCCAATTCACTACATACATGCCAAAGCTGTGGCACTACCTCCGCCATGTTTCACAGATTGAGGTAATTACATCATCAGTTGTTGCTCCTTTATTCGAGTCCTCTTTCCATCACTGTAGTTATATTTGTCTCATTGTTTATAGTAAGCAGCAACATGTCATTGTTACCAAGTTTTACATCTTGCTGAGAAGTTTTCAACGGTTAAAATGTGGTAATCAAGCATGCGAGAGAAGGTTAAAAACTCTGTTAGTACCTTCATGACAATGCAGGACTGTGAAATAGCTAGTACCATTTGATTTGAAAAACAAAGCGGCGCTGCAGTTCCCTGCTAGCCTTTTGTGGTTTACTAATGATTTTAAACTGTGACAAAAATTT
Encoded here:
- the mtdha gene encoding metadherin a isoform X2, translating into MAATWRAAALEQAELVSDRLRRLASSGLHFLHSEFGLDLGVNPELWPSWVIITATLIGLLVAVWWVVACGGAARRKRGTGTKESSVNVNVTVAATTVTDRGKAPLAKTVRTEEPKKKSKKKAGEKKTQPNGRTAPEHREEIKVIQEAPKQAPVVAAAAAPPAAAAAPAPPPAQPLADKVDKAKKSKKKTKPEVKQSQSVSTTDGKEPDEGAWETKVSNREKRQQRRKDKGPGDDSGSPGGGNHAGQLTEQPVVSAPANTKKNKELLNSKAEKADKTEKAEKRVDIDAAAPPSWNPVNSGSWTEKPVKLPPQVSASDSKKWSVGVKTSGHRNSEPLAWGQESEGSWANMDGRIKTELNTVKFSMLGLNSSAGNPVAQSATDMGKWETVPAVDVQWSGFNGLGAADPSSDWNAPTEVWGNYEEAKAETPATQQTPVSQLPKLQDSEDEKEKGDPSGSSKSKRKKRKKKKPEDENTASQVNAEGRPAPAESSAVKPRPHVPQEEPAKQNVLPPASQKKTEQNWEQPKQVQKKKARRET
- the mtdha gene encoding metadherin a isoform X4, giving the protein MAATWRAAALEQAELVSDRLRRLASSGLHFLHSEFGLDLGVNPELWPSWVIITATLIGLLVAVWWVVACGGAARRKRGTGTKESSVNVNVTVAATTVTDRGKAPLAKTVRTEEPKKKSKKKAGEKKTQPNGRTAPEHREEIKVIQEAPKQAPVVAAAAAPPAAAAAPAPPPAQPLADKVDKAKKSKKKTKPEVKQSQSVSTTDGKEPDEGAWETKVSNREKRQQRRKDKGPGDDSGSPGGGNHAGQLTEQPVVSAPANTKKNKELLNSKAEKADKTEKAEKRVDIDAAAPPSWNPVNSGSWTEKPVKLPPQVSASDSKKWSVGVKTSGHRNSEPLAWGQESEGSWANMDGRIKTELNTVKFSMLGLNSSDGLGAADPSSDWNAPTEVWGNYEEAKAETPATQQTPVSQLPKLQDSEDEKEKGDPSGSSKSKRKKRKKKKPEDENTASQVNAEGRPAPAESSAVKPRPHVPQEEPAKQNVLPPASQKKTEQNWEQPKQVQKKKARRET
- the mtdha gene encoding metadherin a isoform X3, producing MAATWRAAALEQAELVSDRLRRLASSGLHFLHSEFGLDLGVNPELWPSWVIITATLIGLLVAVWWVVACGGAARRKRGTGTKESSVNVNVTVAATTVTDRGKAPLAKTVRTEEPKKKSKKKAGEKKTQPNGRTAPEHREEIKVIQEAPKQAPVVAAAAAPPAAAAAPAPPPAQPLADKVDKAKKSKKKTKPEVKQSQSVSTTDGKEPDEGAWETKVSNREKRQQRRKDKGPGDDSGSPGGGNHAGQLTEQPVVSAPANTKKNKELLNSKAEKADKTEKAEKRVDIDAAAPPSWNPVNSGSWTEKPVKLPPQVSASDSKKWSVGVKTSGHRNSEPLAWGQESEVGSWANMDGRIKTELNTVKFSMLGLNSSDGLGAADPSSDWNAPTEVWGNYEEAKAETPATQQTPVSQLPKLQDSEDEKEKGDPSGSSKSKRKKRKKKKPEDENTASQVNAEGRPAPAESSAVKPRPHVPQEEPAKQNVLPPASQKKTEQNWEQPKQVQKKKARRET
- the mtdha gene encoding metadherin a isoform X1, translated to MAATWRAAALEQAELVSDRLRRLASSGLHFLHSEFGLDLGVNPELWPSWVIITATLIGLLVAVWWVVACGGAARRKRGTGTKESSVNVNVTVAATTVTDRGKAPLAKTVRTEEPKKKSKKKAGEKKTQPNGRTAPEHREEIKVIQEAPKQAPVVAAAAAPPAAAAAPAPPPAQPLADKVDKAKKSKKKTKPEVKQSQSVSTTDGKEPDEGAWETKVSNREKRQQRRKDKGPGDDSGSPGGGNHAGQLTEQPVVSAPANTKKNKELLNSKAEKADKTEKAEKRVDIDAAAPPSWNPVNSGSWTEKPVKLPPQVSASDSKKWSVGVKTSGHRNSEPLAWGQESEVGSWANMDGRIKTELNTVKFSMLGLNSSAGNPVAQSATDMGKWETVPAVDVQWSGFNGLGAADPSSDWNAPTEVWGNYEEAKAETPATQQTPVSQLPKLQDSEDEKEKGDPSGSSKSKRKKRKKKKPEDENTASQVNAEGRPAPAESSAVKPRPHVPQEEPAKQNVLPPASQKKTEQNWEQPKQVQKKKARRET